One stretch of Arachis duranensis cultivar V14167 chromosome 1, aradu.V14167.gnm2.J7QH, whole genome shotgun sequence DNA includes these proteins:
- the LOC107457982 gene encoding pollen receptor-like kinase 3 produces MAAALFFFFFLLPLPSFSITDGEALLKLKQALNNPPALSSWVPNKDPCALPLWVGVLCAKDTINGINLANMGLSGTIDVDALLQIPSLRTISFINNSLSGPIPNLNRIGALKAIYLNTNQFSGSIPPDYFDKLASLKKLWLSDNKFSGNIPISLTKLRFLSELRLDKNDFSGTLPDFTQPIRILDFSNNKLEGPIPPSMAGFDASSFAGNPALCGKPLKECGGGDAAPSEPASSGGSAGGGLSWFWKILFIILLAAILAGVFVLVKNQRDQSDNFSVMSRGNSHVDEEVMQVHVAKSVKGSEGGSGTGIGGKRGGGGRGGMGDLIMVNDEKGVFGLTDLMKAAAEVLGNGGLGSAYKAAMANGISVVVKRMREMNKVSRDIFDAEMRRFGRIRNRNILTPLAYHYRKEEKLFVTEYIPKGSLLYVLHGDRGSSHGELTWPTRFAIVKGIAKGLAFLYTEFSTEELPHGNLKSSNILLTNQYDPLLSDYGFHSLMNPNYAIQTLFAYKTPDYTEYKHVSQKTDVYCLGIIILEIITGKFPSQYHSNGKGGTDVVQWVSTAISEKREADLIDPDLHPNSSSLPQMLHLLRIGADCTEPNPQRRLPMKEAIRRIEELQL; encoded by the coding sequence ATGGCCgctgctcttttctttttcttcttcctccttcctcTCCCTTCCTTCTCCATCACCGACGGCGAAGCTTTACTCAAACTCAAACAAGCCCTCAATAACCCTCCCGCCCTCTCCTCATGGGTCCCAAACAAGGACCCTTGCGCCCTCCCCCTCTGGGTTGGCGTCCTCTGCGCTAAGGACACCATCAACGGCATCAACCTCGCCAACATGGGACTCTCCGGCACCATCGACGTCGACGCCCTCTTGCAAATCCCCTCCCTCAGGACCATCAGCTTCATCAACAACTCATTATCCGGCCCCATTCCCAACCTCAACAGGATCGGCGCCCTCAAAGCCATTTACCTCAACACCAACCAATTCTCCGGTTCCATTCCGCCTGATTACTTCGACAAGTTAGCCTCCTTGAAGAAGCTATGGCTCTCCGACAATAAATTCTCCGGTAACATACCCATATCATTGACCAAGCTTCGCTTCCTTTCGGAGTTGCGCCTCGACAAAAACGACTTCTCAGGGACTCTACCTGACTTCACCCAACCAATAAGAATCCTCGACTTTTCCAACAACAAGCTAGAAGGTCCAATACCACCATCCATGGCGGGATTTGACGCTAGTTCCTTCGCCGGGAATCCAGCTCTTTGCGGGAAGCCTCTCAAGGAATGCGGCGGTGGGGACGCCGCTCCTTCTGAGCCGGCGAGCTCTGGGGGCAGCGCCGGCGGTGGATTGAGTTGGTTCTGGAAGATCCTGTTTATCATTCTGCTGGCGGCGATTCTGGCAGGAGTGTTCGTGTTGGTGAAGAATCAACGGGACCAAAGTGATAACTTCAGCGTGATGAGCAGAGGAAACAGCCATGTGGACGAGGAGGTGATGCAGGTGCACGTGGCGAAGAGCGTTAAGGGATCAGAAGGGGGCAGCGGCACAGGCATTGGCGGAAAGAGAGGAGGTGGCGGGAGAGGGGGGATGGGTGACCTCATAATGGTGAACGATGAGAAGGGCGTGTTTGGGCTGACGGACTTGATGAAGGCGGCAGCGGAGGTGCTGGGGAACGGGGGACTAGGGTCGGCGTACAAGGCGGCGATGGCGAACGGGATATCGGTGGTGGTTAAGAGGATGAGGGAGATGAATAAGGTGAGCAGAGACATATTCGACGCGGAGATGAGACGGTTTGGAAGGATCAGAAACCGTAACATCCTGACTCCTCTTGCTTACCATTATCGCAAGGAGGAGAAGCTGTTTGTGACGGAGTACATCCCCAAAGGAAGCTTGCTTTATGTGCTGCATGGAGATAGAGGATCCAGCCATGGCGAACTCACCTGGCCAACACGTTTCGCCATTGTCAAGGGAATCGCAAAAGGTTTGGCTTTCCTCTACACTGAATTTTCAACCGAAGAGCTTCCCCATGGGAACCTCAAATCCAGCAACATTCTCCTCACCAACCAGTATGACCCTCTCCTCAGCGACTATGGATTCCATTCGCTCATGAATCCCAACTACGCCATTCAAACCTTGTTTGCCTACAAAACTCCAGACTACACCGAATACAAACACGTGTCTCAGAAGACCGATGTGTACTGCCTTGGCATCATCATTCTCGAGATCATAACCGGCAAGTTCCCCTCTCAGTATCACAGCAATGGCAAGGGCGGCACCGATGTTGTGCAGTGGGTGTCCACCGCCATTTCCGAGAAAAGAGAGGCCGATTTAATCGACCCGGACTTGCACCCTAACAGCAGCTCTCTCCCTCAGATGCTGCACCTCCTCCGCATTGGAGCTGACTGCACGGAACCCAACCCCCAACGACGTCTTCCCATGAAGGAAGCCATTAGGAGGATAGAGGAACTACagctttaa
- the LOC107457974 gene encoding uncharacterized protein LOC107457974: MYRTAAKRLFSAATHSYHGNLHRLRLRPPHSQIFIPYRCFSTSEDQPFPIPQSPVHPETPLIPDSAPSSSPSPDEDPRTRGDKYQDEKSRVLHASLTHVIKLGWTEAALIAGAKDVGLSPSIVGSLPRKEAALVEFFMDDCLQKLIDRIDSDESLKTLTPSECISKLIRIRLEMQAPYISTWPQALSIQAQPVNVPTSFKQRAMLVDEIWHAAGDTASDIDWYAKRTVLAGIYSTTEIYMLTDTSPDFRDTWTFLDARVKDAFDLKKTIQEAQHLAEAVSAGLGNTFQGFVGKVLRR, encoded by the exons atgtaccGAACCGCGGCGAAACGATTATTCTCCGCTGCAACTCATTCCTATCATGGAAATCTTCACCGCCTCCGGTTGCGCCCTCCACACTCTCAGATCTTCATACCCTATCGTTGCTTTTCTACATCCGAGGATCAACCATTTCCTATTCCACAATCTCCCGTTCATCCTGAAACCCCTCTCATACCAGATTCAGCTCCATCTTCATCGCCGTCGCCGGATGAGGATCCCAGAACCAGAGGAGACAAGTACCAGGACGAAAAATCTCGCGTGCTCCATGCCTCCCTTACTCACGTT ATAAAGTTGGGATGGACTGAAGCTGCGCTGATTGCAGGAGCAAAGGATGTTGGACTCTCCCCTTCCATTGTTGGTTCTTTGCCGAGGAAGGAAGCTGCTCTGGTTGAG TTTTTCATGGATGACTGCTTACAAAAGCTTATCGATAGAATTGACTCTGATGAGAGTTTGAAAACCTTGACACCAAGTGAATGTATCTCTAAGCTTATCAGAATTCGTCTAGAAATGCAGGCGCCATATATATCAACATGGCCTCAAGCTCTTAGTATCCAG GCACAACCAGTGAATGTTCCAACTAGTTTTAAGCAGAGGGCAATGCTCGTGGATGAGATTTGGCATGCTGCAGGTGACACTGCTTCTGATATTGATTGGTATGCCAAGCGCACTGTCCTAGCAGGAATATACTCAACAACCGAGATTTATATGCTGACAGATACCTCTCCTG ACTTCCGCGATACATGGACCTTCCTGGATGCTCGAGTGAAAGATGCTTTCGATCTAAAGAAAACCATTCAAGAG GCACAGCATTTGGCAGAAGCGGTGAGCGCGGGACTCGGGAACACATTTCAAGGGTTTGTGGGGAAAGTTCTTCGTAGATAA
- the LOC107457967 gene encoding uncharacterized protein LOC107457967 yields the protein MSLKASQVATKLNLQPHPEGGFYAETFRDGSVQLSKSQLPPQYKVDRPVSTSIYFLLPSGSVSRLHRIPCAETWHHYIGDPITVVELNEKDASVKFTQLGSNLNENEVPQYTVPPNVWFGSFPTGDFNASPEGSSFVRGEAKDSERHYSLVGCTCAPAFQFQDFELAKRSDLVSRFPQLDQLITALTFPE from the exons ATGTCACTGAAGGCATCCCAGGTGGCAACGAAGCTGAATCTGCAGCCCCACCCTGAAGGTGGCTTCTACGCCGAGACATTCCGCGACGGATCCGTTCAACTCTCCAAGTCTCAGCTTCCACCCCAAT ACAAAGTTGATCGCCCGGTATCAACCTCCATATACTTTCTGCTTCCATCTGGCAGCGTGTCTCGCCTGCACCGCATACCCTGTGCGGAAACCTGGCACCACTACATCGGTGACCCCATAACAGTAGTTGAACTGAATGAGAAGGATGCAAGTGTCAAATTCACCCAGCTGGGATCCAACCTAAATGAGAATGAGGTGCCGCAGTATACTGTTCCTCCCAACGTGTGGTTTGGTTCATTCCCCACCGGGGATTTCAACGCGTCTCCGGAAGGCTCGTCGTTCGTCAGAGGCGAAGCAAAGGACTCTGAGAGGCACTACTCTCTGGTAGGGTGCACGTGTGCACCCGCGTTTCAGTTCCAGGACTTTGAGCTTGCTAAGCGCTCTGACCTTGTCTCTCGCTTTCCCCAGCTGGACCAACTCATCACTGCACTCACTTTTCCCGAGTGA
- the LOC107457959 gene encoding uncharacterized protein LOC107457959: protein MAEDFARAVDDGIKLSKRIYFGKDRAVAPPNPVVPMAKSARALLPSGPMVYAVIQDPGIVDNPDIPSYQPHVHGRCDPPALIPLQMNAIAAEVDCHLDTAFVTVTGVWRVHCIMGSRSCDCRLAVPMGSRGSILGVEVEVPRKSYSTRLVVMDDDTKKNESGTSLQNGGFVNSNIFTLTIPKIDGGTNLSIKISWSQKLVYAEGEYCLDLPYTFPDFVNPAGKRLSKKEKIQVNVNALPGSEILCRTMSHQLKAMKRHAGSMGFLYDTEVLSWSKTDFRFSYAVPTNYINGAILLEGASMHDFDQRQMFYIYLSPGDIKRDKVFRKDIIFVIDISGSMQGKLIEDTKSALSAALSKLNPDDSFNIIAFNAESRLFSKTMELASKDTVERAIEWINVNFVAGGGTNISHPLNTAIEMLSSAQGSVPIVFLVTDGTAEDERQICSMVKNHMADGESICPRIYTFGIGSFCNHYFLRMLAVISRGHYDAAFDVDLVEPQMLALFDKASSLVLANITIDIFDDLDEFEVHPSHIPDLSSGGPLTISGRYKGSFPETVKVKGILADLSNFTVDMKIETAKDIPLQRVSARDQIELLTAQAWLSENKQLEQKVAKLSLQTGFMSQYTRMVILESDHLKKVKESGKKEASKKSQPQYEENVQEQRMILLPHLGVGFGNLKATAENTPPGDVSKVPEVAEIFKAASNCCSRMCSYCCCMCCIDCCSRMNNQFATALTQLCIGLGCFGCLTCCSEICCSGNDG, encoded by the exons ATGGCGGAGGATTTTGCCAGAGCCGTTGATGATGGGATCAAGCTCTCCAAGCGAATATACTTCGGCAAGGACAGGGCCGTGGCACCGCCCAATCCGGTGGTGCCGATGGCCAAGTCAGCCAGGGCGCTCCTTCCTTCGGGGCCCATGGTTTACGCCGTCATTCAAGACCCGGGGATCGTTGACAACCCGGACATTCCGAGCTACCAGCCGCACGTTCACGGACGCTGCGACCCGCCGGCGCTCATTCCGCTTCAGATGAACGCCATCGCCGCGGAGGTCGATTGCCACCTCGACACCGCGTTCGTCACGGTGACCGGCGTATGGCGTGTCCATTGCATCATGGGAAGCCGAAGCTGTGATTGCCGTCTCGCTGTTCCCATGGGTTCCCGG GGTTCAATTCTAGGTGTTGAGGTTGAGGTTCCAAGGAAATCATATTCAACTCGGCTGGTTGTTATGGATGATGACACCAAGAAAAATGAGAGTGGCACTTCCCTTCAAAATGGAGGCTTTGTCAACTCTAATATATTTACTTTGACTATACCAAAG ATTGATGGGGGTACCAATTtatctattaaaattagttgGTCTCAGAAATTGGTCTACGCCGAGGGTGAGTACTGTTTGGATTTGCCGTATACCTTTCCTGATTTTGTCAACCCTGCTGGGAAGAGATTATCCAAGAAAGAGAAGATACAAGTCAATGTAAATGCTCTTCCTGGAAGTGAGATTCTTTGCAGGACAATGAGCCATCAACTAAAG GCAATGAAGCGGCATGCTGGGAGTATGGGTTTCTTATATGATACCGAAGTTCTCTCGTGGTCGAAAACTGATTTTAGATTTTCATATGCT GTCCCGACGAATTATATAAATGGAGCCATCCTTTTGGAAGGTGCATCTATGCATGATTTTGATCAGAGACAGATGTTCTACATATACCTTTCTCCAGGAGATATAAAGCGTGACAAG GTATTCAGAAAGGATATAATATTTGTTATCGACATCAGCGGAAGCATGCAGGGAAAACTAATTGAAGACACAAAGAGTGCCTTATCTGCAGCACTCTCTAAGCTTAATCCCGATGATTCATTTAATATTATCGCCTTCAATGCAGAGAGTCgtctattttcgaaaacaatgGAATTGGCTTCCAAGGATACTGTTGAAAGGGCCATTGAGTGGATTAATGTGAATTTTGTGGCTGGCGGTGGTACAAATATTTCACATCCCTTAAACACG GCAATAGAGATGCTATCCAGTGCTCAAGGTTCAGTTCCAATAGTTTTCCTAGTTACAGATGGAACTGCTGAAGATGAGAGACAAATTTGTTCTATGGTAAAAAATCATATGGCAGATGGAGAGTCAATATGCCCCCGAATTTACACTTTTGGAATAG GTTCATTTTGCAACCATTATTTCTTGAGGATGCTAGCTGTGATTAGTAGGGGACACTATGATGCAGCTTTTGATGTAG ATTTGGTTGAGCCTCAAATGCTGGCATTGTTTGACAAAGCTTCATCTCTTGTTCTAGCAAATATCACAATAGACATATTtgatgatcttgatgagtttgaG GTACACCCCTCTCATATTCCAGATCTTTCATCAGGGGGTCCGTTGACTATATCTGGAAGGTACAAGGGAAGTTTCCCCGAAACTGTCAAAGTCAAAGGTATCTTGGCTGATCTCAGTAATTTTACTGTAGATATGAAGATAGAAACAGCTAAGGACATACCTTTACAGAGG GTTTCTGCAAGAGATCAAATAGAGCTTCTAACCGCTCAAGCATGGCTTTCAGAAAATAAACAATTAGAACAGAAG GTCGCAAAACTGAGCCTGCAGACTGGCTTTATGTCTCAGTACACACGTATGGTAATACTTGAGAGTGATCATCTAAAGAAAGTCAAGGAATCTGGGAAGAAAGAA GCATCGAAAAAGAGCCAGCCCCAGTATGAGGAAAACGTCCAAGAGCAGAGGATGATTTTACTCCCACATTTAGGTGTTGGCTTTGGCAACTTGAAAGCAACGGCTGAAAATACTCCTCCAGGAGATGTATCCAAGGTACCTGAAGTGGCTGAAATATTTAAGGCGGCCTCAAATTGCTGTAGCAGGATGTGCAGTTACTGCTGTTGCATGTGCTGCATCGATTGCTGTTCGCGGATGAACAACCAGTTTGCAACTGCATTGACTCAGCTTTGCATTGGTCTAGGATGCTTCGGCTGCCTCACATGTTGTTCAGAGATATGCTGTTCCGGAAACGATGGCTGA